One genomic region from Rosa rugosa chromosome 1, drRosRugo1.1, whole genome shotgun sequence encodes:
- the LOC133719073 gene encoding BEL1-like homeodomain protein 4 — translation MGIATVQPLSPIFFSSNSSKGTHNNSISEKYSNSGNSMSQDYHQSIYSFPNGFERSAVTTHQEQQQQHHLAQQIRREKLRVQGFEPPPPPLVGLDEEESGGLNPVYETAGMLSEMFNYPAGVAPPAELLEHPMTAGYRMARPQQHQSAAPEWYGSRQNMVGGLGPLGDSNKNQSGRDNLAAHQHQISTINADSAAAMQLFLMNPQPRSPSPPAHSTSSTLHMLLPNPSSTTFPGAGGGGGGGGGGGAFGQFSWVSQDTHGHEGGSTTGPAHQLNTSNINPSDHHQQGLSLSLSTSLQHLEAAKAEELRMGDGSGLLYYNNPEGSSSSAHYNQYKNLVGHQSQQVHVGFGSSSFGVVNVLRNSKYVKAAQELLEEFCSVGRGQLKKNKLGRQNSSLNPSSNPAGTSGGGAGGGASSSSSKDAPPTLSAADRIEHQRRKVKLLSMLDEVDRRYNHYCEQMQMVVNAFDLVMGFGAAVPYTALAQKAMSRHFRCLKDAVTAQLKHSCELLGEKDGAGNSGITKGETPRLKMLEQSLRQQRAFHQMGMMEQEAWRPQRGLPERSVNILRAWLFEHFLHPYPSDADKHLLARQTGLSRNQVSNWFINARVRLWKPMVEEMYQQEANEEGGGAVAAAAVSVDQDQRSEQRNNQNNNTSDHHAQTPTPPTTTTTTTAMSATTTTTAATRSDINASESDPSLLAFNRQRSFSENQSTTPTYPINMSTSTTATALVAPPVPYATTADDTCRRGSMDYGTTSGNASSSAVAGDHQSLHHHAGSTLITFGTTTAGDVSLTLGLRHAGGANIPEKNTSSFSIRDFGGC, via the exons ATGGGAATAGCAACAGTACAACCACTCTCACCAATATTCTTCTCATCAAACTCATCAAAGGGTACTCACAATAATTCAATCTCGGAAAAGTACTCCAATTCAGGTAACTCTATGTCCCAAGACTACCATCAAAGCATCTACAGCTTCCCCAATGGCTTCGAAAGATCGGCGGTGACCACCCACCaagagcagcagcagcaacaccACTTGGCACAGCAGATCCGGAGGGAAAAGCTGAGGGTGCAAGGGTTCGAGCCACCTCCTCCGCCATTGGTCGGGTTAGACGAGGAAGAATCCGGAGGCCTCAATCCGGTGTATGAAACAGCTGGGATGTTGTCGGAGATGTTTAATTATCCTGCAGGAGTCGCACCACCTGCAGAACTGCTTGAACATCCGATGACTGCCGGCTATCGGATGGCTCGGCCGCAGCAGCATCAATCTGCTGCGCCCGAGTGGTATGGAAGCAGACAAAACATGGTGGGCGGATTGGGTCCATTGGGGGATTCAAATAAGAATCAGAGTGGCCGCGACAACTTAGCAGCTCATCAGCATCAGATATCGACCATTAATGCGGATTCAGCTGCTGCCATGCAGCTTTTTCTAATGAATCCACAACCAAGATCGCCTTCTCCTCCAGCTCACTCAACTTCTTCTACTCTTCACATGTTGCTCCCTAATCCTTCATCCACTACTTTTCCTGGGGCaggaggcggaggaggaggaggaggaggaggaggggcttTTGGTCAATTCTCATGGGTGAGTCAAGATACTCATGGCCATGAAGGCGGTTCCACAACTGGTCCTGCCCACCAACTCAACACCAGCAACATTAACCCTAGTGATCACCACCAGCAAGGTCTTTCATTATCTTTATCCACTTCATTGCAACACTTAGAGGCAGCCAAAGCCGAAGAACTACGAATGGGAGATGGTTCCGGATTGTTGTACTACAACAATCCGGAAGGGTCTTCTAGCAGTGCACATTACAACCAGTACAAGAATCTCGTTGGTCATCAAAGCCAGCAGGTTCATGTCGGGTTCGGGTCTTCATCTTTCGGGGTTGTGAATGTCTTGAGGAATTCAAAGTATGTCAAGGCCGCCCAAGAATTGTTGGAAGAGTTTTGCAGTGTTGGTAGGGGTCAATTGAAGAAGAACAAATTGGGTCGACAGAATAGCTCATTAAACCCTAGCTCCAATCCAGCTGGCACCAGCGGCGGTGGTGCTGGCGGTGGcgcctcttcatcttcatcaaaggATGCGCCTCCTACTTTGTCAGCCGCTGATAGGATCGAACATCAGAGAAGGAAGGTCAAACTGTTGTCCATGCTTGATGAG GTGGATCGAAGATACAACCACTACTGCGAGCAAATGCAAATGGTGGTTAACGCATTTGATCTGGTGATGGGTTTCGGGGCCGCGGTGCCGTACACAGCCCTAGCTCAGAAGGCAATGTCACGGCATTTCCGGTGCCTGAAAGACGCGGTAACAGCGCAGTTGAAGCACAGCTGTGAATTGCTCGGAGAGAAAGATGGTGCGGGGAACTCAGGTATAACCAAAGGAGAGACGCCGAGGCTAAAGATGCTAGAGCAAAGCCTGAGACAGCAAAGAGCATTTCATCAGATGGGCATGATGGAACAAGAAGCTTGGAGACCCCAAAGAGGCCTTCCCGAACGATCTGTCAACATCTTGAGAGCCTGGCTTTTTGAGCATTTTCTCCACCC GTACCCAAGCGATGCAGATAAGCATCTGTTGGCACGACAGACTGGTCTCTCCAGAAACCAG GTCTCAAACTGGTTCATCAATGCTAGGGTTCGATTGTGGAAACCCATGGTGGAAGAGATGTACCAGCAAGAAGCCAATGAAGAAGGTGGTGGTGCagttgcagcagcagcagtatcAGTAGATCAAGATCAGAGATCAGAACAACGCAACAACCAAAACAACAACACTAGTGACCACCACGCACAGACTCCAACGCCtcccacaacaacaacaacgacAACTGCCATGTCAGCCACAACGACAACAACAGCAGCTACAAGATCCGATATCAATGCCTCCGAAAGTGACCCTTCACTCCTCGCATTCAATAGGCAACGATCCTTCTCGGAAAACCAATCCACTACTCCTACTTACCCCATCAACATGTCCACCAGCACCACCGCCACAGCTCTGGTGGCGCCGCCTGTGCCCTACGCCACCACCGCCGACGACACGTGTCGCCGCGGCAGCATGGACTACGGGACCACCTCGGGCAACGCATCATCATCAGCAGTTGCAGGAGATCATCAAAGTCTTCATCATCATGCAGGGTCTACGCTTATAACGTTCGGGACCACCACGGCGGGTGATGTGTCTCTCACTCTAGGGCTCCGCCATGCCGGAGGAGCAAACATTCCCGAGAAGAACACTTCTTCCTTCTCCATTAGAGACTTTGGGGGCTGTTAA
- the LOC133719099 gene encoding BTB/POZ domain-containing protein At3g50780, with the protein MAEIRLTKVEQGQTKIRNVPIAVTPEGFWCCPSPVAFQKTLKAHNSLHKPKSSSPPPPPPPKTTAHRKQTILNEKKPTFGPSRSVSDGQRTLGPEVPEAPALGASLVAERVPRPKVENLPRKVAIEFGEPGTSDIKVILLGKQGFCVKLSVHKNVLVENSNFFADKLAEQQSSSSCLEIEECEDVEIYVETVGLMYCKEMRQRLMKQSVSRVLRILKIAEVLGFNLCMQSCLEYLEAVPWVGDEEEEKVVSSVLRLQNEGIGVSPVLKRVSSDISKAPKDTLSHIIGLVLGSNEERGRREMKSVVLKLLRENNSVSSSSSPSDVCNQTLYDSCRNCSSLLLSLFKQAAEPESPEKSVDNKDPVVKQIALASDNLSWLLDILADRQAADEFAVMWAGQQELAALHMKLPIVSRYHVSIITARLFVGIGKGELLPSKDTRQLLLQTWLQPLINDYNWLQHGCRSFDRKVVEEGIGRTILTLPLEDQQSIMLSWLGSFLKSGDSCPNLQKAFEVWWRRTFVRPYVEGQQSNSLQSDSSMTS; encoded by the exons ATGGCTGAAATTAGACTTACAAAGGTAGAACAAGGCCAAACCAAGATTAGAAATGTTCCGATTGCTGTAACCCCAGAAGGTTTTTGGTGTTGTCCTTCTCCTGTTGCGTTTCAAAAGACCCTTAAGGCTCATAACTCTCTACACAAACCCAAGTcctcatcaccaccaccacctccaccacccAAGACAACAGCTCACAGAAAACAAACTATTCTGAATGAAAAGAAGCCAACTTTCGGGCCATCTAGATCAGTTTCTGATGGTCAAAGGACTCTTGGTCCGGAGGTGCCAGAGGCACCTGCCCTCGGTGCATCTTTGGTTGCAGAGAGAGTTCCAAGGCCCAAAGTTGAAAACTTGCCGAGGAAGGTGGCAATTGAGTTTGGTGAGCCTGGAACTAGTGATATAAAGGTGATTTTACTTGGGAAGCAGGGATTTTGTGTGAAGTTGAGTGTTCACAAGAATGTTCTAGTGGAGAATAGCAACTTTTTCGCTGACAAACTTGCTGAACAACAGTCTAGTTCGTCGTGCCTTGAAATTGAAGAGTGCGAGGATGTTGAAATATATGTTGAAACTGTTGGGCTGATGTACTGCAAAGAAATGAGGCAACGGCTGATGAAGCAAAGCGTTTCCCGTGTACTCCGAATTCTGAAG ATTGCAGAAGTGCTTGGCTTCAACTTGTGCATGCAGTCATGTTTAGAATACTTGGAAGCAGTCCCATGggttggagatgaagaagaagaaaaggtggTCTCATCGGTCTTGCGCCTCCAGAATGAAGGTATTGGGGTCAGTCCAGTATTAAAACGAGTCTCCTCCGACATTTCTAAAGCCCCAAAGGACACACTTTCCCACATAATTGGACTTGTTCTTGGAAGCAATGAGGAGAGAGGCAGGCGCGAAATGAAATCTGTAGTGCTCAAGCTCCTTAGGGAGAATAACAGTGTCTCAAGCTCTTCCAGTCCATCCGATGTCTGCAATCAAACACTTTATGACTCCTGCAGAAACTGTTCAAGTTTACTACTGTCGCTGTTCAAGCAGGCAGCAGAACCAGAGTCTCCCGAAAAATCTGTGGACAACAAAGACCCTGTGGTCAAGCAAATAGCTTTGGCGTCTGATAACCTCTCATGGTTGCTTGATATCTTGGCTGACAGGCAAGCGGCAGATGAATTTGCAGTAATGTGGGCTGGCCAGCAAGAATTGGCAGCCTTGCATATGAAGCTACCTATTGTGTCTCGTTACCATGTTAGCATTATTACAGCAAGGCTGTTTGTTGGAATTGGAAAAGGGGAGCTGCTACCGTCGAAGGATACGCGTCAACTGTTGCTACAAACATGGTTACAGCCACTGATCAATGACTACAATTGGCTGCAACATGGATGTCGGTCATTTGACCGAAAGGTTGTGGAAGAAGGGATCGGGAGGACGATTCTCACTCTGCCTCTAGAGGACCAGCAAAGTATTATGCTTTCTTGGTTGGGAAGTTTTCTCAAGTCTGGTGATAGCTGCCCAAATCTTCAGAAGGCCTTCGAAGTCTGGTGGAGGAGAACTTTTGTTAGACCATATGTGGAAGGACAACAAAGTAATTCACTCCAGTCAGATAGCTCAATGACATCCTAG